The Flavobacteriales bacterium genome includes a region encoding these proteins:
- a CDS encoding sigma-70 family RNA polymerase sigma factor has product MLLRNKFSDSQLVEQIKTGNEEALVSMYKTYYSMVKSFILKNNGTEEEIDDVYQDGLIAVWRNVNKPDFTLTVKMSTYLMAIVKNLWFKRLKKKSRFTVVDESFQEKISADNISTDHLDHKVIHQLVSELDETCKKLLSFFYFDGYDNKVIAEKLGFANTDTVKSKKYQCFKRLQTSVLAQYSRSDFFNS; this is encoded by the coding sequence ATGCTTCTACGAAATAAATTTTCGGACTCGCAGCTGGTTGAACAAATCAAAACCGGCAACGAAGAAGCACTTGTTAGTATGTACAAAACGTATTATTCTATGGTAAAGAGCTTTATACTTAAAAACAATGGTACGGAAGAAGAAATTGACGACGTTTACCAAGACGGACTCATTGCGGTGTGGCGAAATGTGAATAAGCCCGATTTTACGCTTACCGTAAAAATGAGTACCTATTTAATGGCTATTGTAAAAAACCTTTGGTTTAAACGATTAAAAAAGAAATCAAGATTTACGGTGGTGGACGAATCGTTTCAGGAAAAAATTTCTGCCGACAATATCAGCACGGATCATCTCGATCATAAAGTAATCCATCAATTGGTTTCTGAGCTTGATGAAACCTGTAAAAAACTGTTAAGTTTTTTTTATTTTGATGGCTACGACAACAAGGTAATTGCCGAAAAGCTCGGATTTGCAAATACCGATACCGTAAAATCAAAAAAATACCAATGTTTTAAACGCCTTCAAACTTCTGTTTTGGCTCAGTATTCGAGGTCTGATTTTTTTAATTCTTAA
- a CDS encoding 2Fe-2S iron-sulfur cluster binding domain-containing protein gives MPSGFFKLKVDKITRETTEAVSIRLLIPPPLKAMFQYKAGQYLTLHAMLNGEDVRRSYSVCSSPFLDEMPTVAVKQVSNGKMSTFLNKDLKEGDLIDAMPPMGKFSVEPNENAQKLYMLYGGGSGVTPVKSIALTVLNKEPKSRVVLVYANKNEDSIIFKNEFDQLETEFLGRLKIIHSLDNPPANWSGLSGMLNAEKIIDIVNKNAVQSVVTEHFICGPTGMMKMIEDTLKQMNVKAEHIHLEYFTAIVKEKPESETVEFTGESKVKISVFGQEKTVSVKPNQTILEAAQDAGLDPPYSCTVGVCTTCRAKVYKGEVKMDEREGLSDAEIDEGFVLTCQSHPVSPEVELKYE, from the coding sequence ATGCCTTCAGGATTTTTTAAATTAAAAGTTGATAAAATAACCCGAGAAACAACCGAGGCAGTAAGCATCCGTTTGCTTATTCCGCCACCTTTAAAAGCGATGTTTCAATACAAAGCCGGACAGTATTTAACACTTCATGCCATGCTAAATGGCGAAGATGTTCGTCGGTCATACTCCGTGTGCAGCAGTCCTTTTTTGGATGAAATGCCAACAGTTGCCGTAAAGCAGGTTTCAAATGGCAAAATGAGTACGTTTCTTAACAAGGATTTGAAAGAGGGAGACCTCATTGATGCAATGCCGCCCATGGGCAAGTTCTCTGTAGAGCCCAATGAAAATGCTCAAAAACTCTACATGTTGTATGGTGGTGGCAGTGGTGTAACACCAGTAAAATCAATTGCTTTAACAGTTTTGAATAAAGAACCGAAAAGCAGAGTAGTGTTGGTTTACGCCAACAAAAATGAAGATTCTATCATTTTTAAAAACGAATTTGACCAATTGGAAACCGAATTTTTGGGTCGGTTAAAAATAATTCATTCGCTTGATAATCCTCCGGCAAACTGGTCAGGGCTGTCGGGTATGCTAAATGCGGAAAAGATTATAGATATTGTCAATAAAAACGCCGTTCAAAGTGTCGTTACCGAGCATTTCATTTGCGGCCCAACGGGTATGATGAAAATGATAGAAGACACCTTGAAGCAAATGAATGTCAAGGCAGAACATATTCATTTGGAGTATTTTACGGCAATTGTAAAAGAAAAACCTGAAAGCGAAACCGTAGAGTTTACGGGTGAAAGTAAGGTTAAAATCAGTGTATTTGGACAAGAAAAAACGGTTTCTGTAAAACCAAATCAAACCATTTTGGAAGCTGCTCAAGACGCAGGGTTAGATCCTCCATATTCTTGCACCGTGGGTGTGTGTACCACATGTCGAGCAAAGGTGTATAAAGGTGAAGTGAAAATGGATGAAAGAGAAGGCCTGAGCGATGCTGAAATTGATGAAGGATTTGTGTTGACCTGTCAATCGCACCCTGTTTCGCCAGAGGTAGAGTTGAAATACGAGTAA
- a CDS encoding MBL fold metallo-hydrolase codes for MAKIKFCGAAQTVTGSCHLLTLDDGTKILLDCGLYQGNEEKYENFNREWLFNPHEIDYMILSHAHIDHSGRIPKLCKDGYQGDIICTSATRDLAAIMLMDSAFIQEKDVVYVNKSKERLGLKPLNPLYTVDDAQACMEQFVGISYNRWFRINNTLSVMFKDSGHILGSASVTLRIDMPDGYSKFIGFTGDIGRPDRPILRDPQPMDNVDYLICESTYGGETHGGTPDNKAELLEVINYTCVEKKGKLVIPAFSVGRTQEIVYMLDQLENEKKLPKIPVFVDSPLAVNATDIFTMHPECFDGSILEYMSKDPNPFGFNNLRYVRSVEQSKKINELKGPAIIISASGMMTAGRVKHHLANTIEDPKNTVLVVGYCSPGTLGGYLRDGAKEVRIFGLTHKVKAEVKVLDSFSAHGDQQEMLDYLDNQNRHKLKKLFLVHGEIERQEVFKNALRENKFQSVEIPHLGQTYNIDLE; via the coding sequence ATGGCTAAAATTAAATTTTGTGGAGCGGCTCAAACAGTAACAGGAAGTTGTCATTTACTTACTCTCGATGACGGAACAAAAATTTTGTTGGATTGCGGGCTTTATCAGGGTAATGAAGAAAAATATGAAAACTTCAATCGAGAGTGGCTTTTTAATCCGCATGAGATTGATTATATGATACTTAGCCATGCTCATATTGACCACAGTGGCCGCATACCAAAATTGTGCAAAGACGGCTATCAAGGCGATATAATCTGCACCAGTGCCACCCGCGATTTGGCCGCCATTATGTTGATGGATAGTGCTTTTATTCAAGAAAAAGATGTGGTATATGTAAACAAGAGTAAAGAGCGATTGGGATTAAAACCACTCAATCCACTTTATACGGTAGATGATGCACAAGCCTGTATGGAGCAATTTGTTGGCATAAGCTACAACCGATGGTTTAGAATCAACAACACCCTGAGTGTTATGTTTAAAGATAGCGGCCACATTTTGGGAAGTGCCAGTGTAACCCTCAGAATCGATATGCCAGACGGATACAGCAAATTCATTGGGTTTACAGGAGATATTGGCCGACCAGACAGACCGATTTTACGCGACCCCCAACCAATGGATAATGTGGATTATTTGATATGCGAATCTACCTATGGTGGGGAAACGCATGGCGGTACGCCAGACAACAAGGCTGAATTGTTGGAAGTAATAAATTATACCTGCGTTGAGAAAAAGGGGAAACTGGTAATTCCTGCTTTTAGCGTGGGGCGAACACAGGAAATTGTCTATATGCTCGACCAGTTAGAAAATGAAAAAAAATTACCTAAAATACCAGTGTTTGTTGATAGTCCGCTGGCGGTAAATGCCACCGACATTTTTACCATGCATCCCGAATGTTTTGATGGCAGCATTTTGGAATATATGAGTAAAGACCCCAATCCATTTGGGTTCAATAATTTGAGATATGTTCGAAGCGTGGAGCAAAGCAAAAAAATAAATGAACTAAAAGGGCCGGCAATTATTATTAGTGCAAGTGGTATGATGACGGCAGGTAGAGTAAAGCACCACCTGGCGAACACCATTGAAGACCCTAAAAATACAGTTTTGGTGGTTGGTTATTGCTCTCCCGGAACATTGGGAGGCTATTTGCGAGATGGAGCCAAAGAGGTTCGCATTTTTGGATTAACGCACAAAGTAAAGGCCGAAGTAAAAGTGCTTGATTCGTTTAGTGCTCATGGCGACCAACAAGAAATGCTCGATTATTTGGATAATCAAAACCGGCATAAATTGAAAAAATTATTTTTGGTTCATGGCGAAATTGAGCGACAAGAAGTGTTTAAAAATGCACTAAGAGAAAACAAGTTTCAAAGTGTTGAAATTCCGCACTTGGGTCAAACGTATAATATTGATTTAGAATAA
- a CDS encoding Do family serine endopeptidase — protein MRKIIGVLAIAVVGGFVALGLNHYFFKDSNNPKSFEEQQKAYFTSQHSALESGVGDFVEVSERATPTVVHIKTQIEVAQSAQPDMYDPFGFFNDPRFRNQGPQEASGSGVIIMKNGYIATNNHVIENATKIEVILNDKRSYNAELIGKDPETDLALLKIEEDDLPFLPFGNSDDVKVGEWVIAVGNPFNLTSTVTAGIVSAKGRNINLLRQNSEYAIENFIQTDAAVNPGNSGGALVNTRGELIGINTAIASQTGSYAGYSFAVPVNIAKKVLDDLKTYGEVKRAILGVRIQDITAELAAEKGLKNVKGVFIPEVVDGGAADKAGIKKEDVILKIDGDEINKASELQEKISKYHPGDEVKVTIRRDGKEMDKTIKLLSKDGKKEISTATDREEKTVLGGTLENLSHSEKLELKLSNGVRVKKVGKGALKDKGVPEGFVITQIDRQRVYTTADVEKILKGKKGSVLIDGKKPDGKEESYAVRVE, from the coding sequence ATGAGAAAAATTATTGGAGTTTTAGCAATTGCTGTGGTTGGAGGTTTTGTGGCTTTGGGGCTCAACCATTATTTTTTTAAGGATAGCAATAACCCCAAAAGTTTTGAAGAGCAGCAAAAAGCGTATTTCACCAGCCAACATTCGGCTTTGGAGTCGGGGGTTGGAGATTTTGTAGAAGTATCAGAAAGGGCAACCCCCACGGTGGTTCACATCAAAACACAAATTGAGGTGGCTCAATCTGCACAACCCGATATGTATGACCCATTTGGTTTTTTTAATGATCCAAGATTTCGGAATCAAGGGCCACAAGAGGCATCCGGTTCAGGGGTTATTATTATGAAAAATGGGTACATCGCAACAAACAATCACGTAATTGAAAATGCCACTAAAATTGAGGTGATTTTGAACGACAAAAGAAGCTACAATGCCGAGTTGATAGGCAAAGACCCTGAAACCGATTTGGCTTTGCTTAAAATTGAAGAAGACGATTTGCCGTTTTTGCCCTTTGGCAATTCAGACGATGTAAAAGTGGGTGAGTGGGTAATAGCCGTTGGCAACCCTTTTAATTTGACAAGTACCGTTACGGCAGGAATTGTAAGTGCAAAAGGCAGAAATATCAACCTGCTTCGCCAAAACAGTGAGTATGCCATCGAAAACTTTATTCAAACAGATGCCGCCGTAAACCCTGGAAACAGTGGTGGTGCGTTGGTAAATACGCGAGGCGAATTAATTGGTATAAACACGGCAATTGCCTCACAGACAGGTTCTTATGCAGGGTATTCGTTTGCTGTTCCGGTAAATATTGCCAAAAAGGTATTGGACGATTTAAAGACGTATGGGGAAGTGAAACGAGCCATTTTGGGTGTAAGAATACAGGATATAACCGCCGAATTGGCGGCTGAAAAAGGATTGAAAAACGTGAAAGGGGTGTTTATTCCGGAAGTGGTAGATGGTGGAGCCGCCGACAAAGCCGGAATCAAAAAAGAGGATGTAATCTTAAAAATAGATGGGGATGAAATAAACAAGGCCAGCGAATTGCAAGAAAAAATCAGCAAATATCATCCCGGCGACGAAGTGAAAGTGACCATCAGGCGAGATGGCAAAGAAATGGACAAAACCATAAAATTATTAAGCAAGGATGGTAAAAAGGAGATAAGTACGGCAACCGACCGAGAGGAAAAAACAGTGCTTGGCGGAACACTCGAAAACCTTAGCCACAGCGAAAAATTGGAGTTGAAATTAAGCAACGGCGTTCGAGTGAAAAAGGTAGGGAAAGGAGCGTTAAAGGACAAGGGTGTGCCGGAAGGATTTGTAATAACACAAATAGACAGGCAACGCGTTTATACTACTGCCGATGTGGAGAAAATACTGAAAGGCAAAAAGGGGTCGGTATTGATAGATGGCAAAAAGCCCGATGGTAAAGAAGAATCGTATGCCGTAAGAGTGGAATAA
- a CDS encoding diaminopimelate epimerase — translation MNISFEKYQGTGNDFVMIDNREALFDVSTLPIAQICNRRFGIGADGLIVIELLENLDFNMIYFNSDGSQSFCGNGSRCAVMFAKSLGIIGHTTHFLSTDGTHFAEIEGDLVKLKMHDVLEAEYLGEDIVLNTGSPHFVRFCPSVSDIKIIEEAHIIRYNNRFSEKGINVNFVGQNQNGISIRTYERGVEDETLSCGTGVTAAAIANSLKLNLNDGFHRIPVISQGGNLTVEFTKSGNHFTEIYLIGPAKKTFSGLIEI, via the coding sequence TTGAATATTTCGTTTGAAAAATATCAAGGCACGGGCAATGATTTTGTAATGATAGACAATCGAGAGGCGTTGTTTGATGTATCAACTTTGCCAATAGCCCAAATTTGCAATCGGAGATTTGGCATTGGAGCCGATGGCTTAATTGTGATTGAACTGCTCGAAAATCTGGATTTCAACATGATTTACTTTAATTCTGACGGCAGTCAAAGTTTTTGTGGAAATGGCAGCCGATGTGCCGTAATGTTTGCCAAAAGTCTTGGTATAATTGGGCACACCACCCATTTTTTATCGACCGATGGCACTCACTTTGCCGAAATAGAAGGTGATTTGGTAAAGCTCAAAATGCATGATGTGTTGGAAGCAGAATATTTGGGAGAAGATATTGTTTTAAACACTGGATCTCCACATTTTGTGCGTTTTTGTCCTTCCGTTTCTGACATCAAAATAATTGAAGAAGCACACATAATACGATACAACAACCGGTTTTCCGAAAAAGGAATTAATGTCAATTTTGTTGGTCAAAATCAGAACGGTATATCCATCAGAACTTATGAACGAGGGGTTGAAGATGAAACATTGAGTTGTGGAACTGGTGTTACAGCAGCGGCCATTGCCAACTCTTTAAAGTTAAATTTAAACGATGGGTTTCATCGCATTCCGGTTATAAGCCAGGGAGGTAATTTGACGGTCGAATTTACCAAGAGTGGTAACCATTTTACCGAAATATATTTAATTGGCCCTGCAAAAAAGACCTTCTCCGGCCTGATAGAAATTTAG
- a CDS encoding YdcF family protein, whose product MKKHLKWIVAAAILITIFIVYSDFQVKALAKNRIFDEVEQLPESKSALVLGTSPTLKSGKPNWYFTYRINATVKLYKSGKVKYIVVSGDNSRKDYDESTAMKDSLISRGIPAEVIFIDYAGFRTLDSVVRMKEIFGQDGFIIVSQKFHNQRAVYLARKKGIDAYGLNAKDITSVYGLRVHAREKLARVKAVLDIVFNKKPHFLGDKIELK is encoded by the coding sequence ATAAAAAAGCATCTGAAATGGATTGTTGCCGCCGCCATTTTAATAACAATCTTCATCGTTTACAGTGATTTTCAGGTAAAAGCGTTGGCAAAAAATCGCATTTTTGATGAGGTTGAACAATTGCCCGAAAGTAAATCAGCTTTGGTGTTGGGCACCTCGCCTACCCTCAAAAGTGGCAAGCCAAATTGGTATTTTACCTACCGAATAAATGCCACCGTAAAACTTTACAAATCAGGAAAAGTAAAATACATTGTAGTGAGTGGCGACAATAGCCGAAAGGACTATGACGAGTCAACCGCCATGAAAGACTCTCTAATATCAAGAGGTATTCCTGCCGAAGTTATTTTCATTGATTACGCCGGGTTTAGAACCCTCGATAGCGTTGTGCGAATGAAAGAAATTTTTGGGCAAGATGGCTTTATTATTGTCTCTCAAAAATTTCACAATCAAAGAGCGGTTTATTTGGCACGAAAAAAAGGCATTGATGCCTATGGCCTCAATGCAAAAGACATAACAAGTGTGTATGGCTTGCGGGTTCATGCACGAGAAAAACTGGCCCGAGTAAAAGCCGTGTTGGACATCGTTTTTAACAAAAAACCTCATTTTTTGGGAGATAAAATTGAACTGAAATAA